Genomic DNA from Chaetodon auriga isolate fChaAug3 chromosome 18, fChaAug3.hap1, whole genome shotgun sequence:
TGATTGTGTCGGCAAATCCCCCCTCATAAGTGGTGAGATCATTGGAGCTGTTCAGAGACGAAGACGAGCTGACACGAAAGCATATGCTAATAAGCAAAtaatggttattttcattattggtCGTCTGGTTAGCGCTGCCGGGCCGGGCACGCCATCTTTACACCTCCATCGATTGATACTCGATCCTTTTAATAGACAGTAAAAATGGCTTTGATCAGCCGGagccctcctcccttctcttaATCCTTTCCTtaattttcctctgtttcacttCGCGTTATTTCATTTCCACGTGTGCTCTTGTCTCCTGTCAGGAAGCTAGCATTGAAGTACCACCCAGACAAGAACCCGGACAACCCGGAGGCGGCGGAGAAGTTTAAGGAGATCAACAACGCCAACTCTATTTTAAATGACGAGACCAAGAGGAAGATCTATGACGAGTATGGCTCCATGGGCCTTTACGTGTCCGAACAGTTCGGAGAGGAGAGCGTCAAATATTACTTCCTCATGTCCAAATGGTGGTTTAAGGTTGGTGCTTTGGTTTGCTTTCACTCTGTGTGGACTTGAAACGTGATTATTCTGAGGGCTGGTCTGAAGTCACTGTGGTGAAGGGTTTGAAGGACCGTTCGATCGACCGTTTGCTGTCATTTGGCTGAACGTGGTTTGAAGGTTGCACCGTTTGCTTGTTCCTTCCTGCAGGGTCTGGTTCTGTGCTGTACActgttcacctgctgctgctgctgctgctgctgctgtttctgctgtggcaAATGTAAACCACCAGACGACGACGAGAACTACCAGTACGTGGACCCTGAAGACCTGGAGGCCCAaatcaaagcagagcaggaCGGAGGTGAGAGACGGTCACACGTTTACACTTCACATTCATCTCTTTACAATCAAGTAACCAGAAGCTTTAGTGTGAAGAGAGAAAGTTACACGTTTCAGTCCTGGAGATCCTCCATATTCCTACATCTCAGTCAGAGTTTGTTACTGGACATTTCAGTGTTTCGTGTCCAGTGTCTGACTGTGCTCAAATCTTGGAGGCAGCGTTAAAGGCCAGAGGCGTTTTGGACTCGTAGCAGGATTCCTGCACATCGGTCACGGCTTTTTTGTGGTTGTCCTTCATGGAggagaaacattaaaataaccTGTTTGTgcctcagcagcttcagcagcacagcttcCCGAGCCGATGGCTCGCTGTGCTTTCCaatgcttagcttagcattgtGGCTGTAATCCAGCCGACTTATCTGTGAGTCGATCTCAGTGATGCACATGAAACATGGGCAGAGAGCGAGGAGGCTAAATTCAGACCATGACGATGCAGTTTTATTACCTCAACACGAGTATCTACATATTCTACAAAGGTACAAGTCTGCATATGTAAGTGTTCGTTAatattagcaaacattagccCCCATAAGCTAATGGCCATACCAGAACAGGTGAGTTTGGCAGAGCGCAGACATGATGGCTGACTGCGATCACTTTCCCGTCCTCCAGACAGAAACGTGCTTCATTCTGAAACAGAAGAACAGTTTTTCTCTGTGCCAGTTGCTCCACATGCTGTCGCATTTCAATGCTTATGAAACTTTTAATTAACAGCTTGAAGTCTATTAATGTGCAAACAGCGTCTGCAGGAAAACTGCTGTagaaagtaaaagaagaagGGCTTCCTGTGACTTCACCAGTGAATTTAACGTCTCTCTCACGCTGCAGGATTCGTGTTTTCATGCTCCAATCCAACAGGTTACACAGTTATCATAGGCCAGCCCACGTCTAATGTGGGTCCAGAAAGCCCAGAAGGCCAGAGTCAGCCCATCCCCCTGCCGATGCCGATGCCAATGCCTCCAGCTGAGCCCCAGTCGCCGCCCAGTCCAGCAGGGGAAGAAAACCCCGGGGAGACCTTACCAGAGTCAAAATGACTCGTAAGAGCCGCCTCGTCTCATTTCTGTGTCTCATCGTCCGTCCATCCGTTTTGTCCTCATCCTTGGTTGTTGCTGGCTGTTCGTGGCTCATCGCTGCTGCTTCACTCATCCGTAACAAAGCGCCCGTGCTGTCCAGTGACCGCCGCCACACGTCTCCCGCCCCAGTCGCCGTCCTGTGCGTGCATGTTGTCTCGTGCTGTCCAtatggctgctgtcagtgttacaTTAAGCATGGCTGAGTTActgactgcagcttcagtctTTTGTATTGTGCAGCTTGTACTGGATGTCGTGTTGATGACAGACTGGAAAATCTTTGCTTTCACCATGTGGAGACAGAAGACTGAAGAAGGAAACGTGTGGTGTCACGTCAGTGATCAgatctttgttgtgtttgtcagacATGTCTTCAAAGCTCCTCACACTGCATGTCCACTAACATGTACCAAACACAAGACTTCATGTGATTTAATCATTGAGTTTATTTACTGTCGTTGCTCTGTTTCCTGCTGGTTTACAGCTGAAGACCTGAACGCTGTGGGTGCTGTATGAAAATAGGCATTTTGACCAACTCTAACTGTTTGATGTTGTGGTGACGTGAGCGTCTTTGTCTCCTCCCACAGGAAAGTGACAGCGTGGACGAGCCTCAACTAGCAGAAGCAGGTAGGAAAGAGTCTGACTggtattttattattgttattattggaTGGATGTTTGTtatttgtgcacatgcaggGTAGAGCATCAGATAGAAGCTCCACGTTTGTTCGTTTCATGCTgagttcagtctgtctctttgACCTCCACTCTTGTCCCTCTTCAGCCTCTCGAGCCCCTGATACGATCCAGCCACATTCGACTGCTGCCAGCGACGCAGAGATCAACCAGCCCAAAGCCACCAGCCAGCCCAGGCCCACGCCTCCACACCGACCCCCCAACCTACCTGATCTACCCACTGGACGACACCTGTGAAGTGGGCACTAGAGGCTcttgcacccccccccccccgaactCAACTTATGGGGGAGAATTCATGCAAATTAATCTACGAGCTGGGCTCTGAAAACACTAAGACACCTCACTGAAAATAAAGGCCCCCTCACTTTAGCCCTAGCCG
This window encodes:
- the dnajc5ga gene encoding dnaJ (Hsp40) homolog, subfamily C, member 5 gamma a isoform X2, with product MAEPNSSRPQRKMSTAGESVYKVLGLEKGASPEDIKKAYRKLALKYHPDKNPDNPEAAEKFKEINNANSILNDETKRKIYDEYGSMGLYVSEQFGEESVKYYFLMSKWWFKGLVLCCTLFTCCCCCCCCCFCCGKCKPPDDDENYQYVDPEDLEAQIKAEQDGGK
- the dnajc5ga gene encoding dnaJ (Hsp40) homolog, subfamily C, member 5 gamma a isoform X1, with amino-acid sequence MAEPNSSRPQRKMSTAGESVYKVLGLEKGASPEDIKKAYRKLALKYHPDKNPDNPEAAEKFKEINNANSILNDETKRKIYDEYGSMGLYVSEQFGEESVKYYFLMSKWWFKGLVLCCTLFTCCCCCCCCCFCCGKCKPPDDDENYQYVDPEDLEAQIKAEQDGGYTVIIGQPTSNVGPESPEGQSQPIPLPMPMPMPPAEPQSPPSPAGEENPGETLPESK